One Streptomyces sp. RPA4-2 genomic window carries:
- the purE gene encoding 5-(carboxyamino)imidazole ribonucleotide mutase — MSPVVGIVMGSDSDWPVMEAAAQALHEFEIPYEVDVVSAHRMPHEMIAYGEQAAGRGLKAIIAGAGGAAHLPGMLASVTPLPVIGVPVPLKYLDGMDSLLSIVQMPAGVPVATVSVGGARNAGLLAVRMLAAHDEELLTRMRDFQQELNDQATEKGKRLRAKVEGMAGGFGFGK; from the coding sequence ATGAGCCCAGTTGTAGGCATCGTCATGGGGTCGGACTCCGACTGGCCCGTCATGGAGGCCGCCGCCCAGGCCCTCCACGAGTTCGAGATCCCCTACGAGGTCGACGTCGTCTCCGCGCACCGCATGCCGCACGAGATGATCGCGTACGGAGAGCAGGCCGCGGGGCGCGGGCTCAAGGCGATCATCGCGGGTGCCGGCGGCGCCGCCCATCTGCCCGGCATGCTCGCCTCGGTCACCCCGCTGCCCGTCATCGGCGTACCGGTCCCGCTGAAGTACCTCGACGGCATGGACTCGCTGCTGTCGATCGTGCAGATGCCGGCCGGCGTCCCCGTCGCGACCGTCTCCGTCGGCGGCGCCCGCAACGCGGGCCTGCTGGCGGTCCGGATGCTCGCCGCGCACGACGAGGAACTCCTCACCCGTATGCGGGACTTCCAGCAGGAGCTGAACGACCAGGCCACCGAGAAGGGCAAGCGGCTGCGGGCCAAGGTC
- a CDS encoding 5-(carboxyamino)imidazole ribonucleotide synthase codes for MTFPVVGMVGGGQLARMTHEAGIPLGIRFKLLSDTPQDSAAQVVGDVVIGDYRDLDTLRDFARGCDVITFDHEHVPSEHLRALEADGIPVRPGPDALVHAQDKGVMRAKLDALGVPCPRHRIVSDVADVAAFAAEGLAPGAEGDGFPVILKTVRGGYDGKGVWFVRSLEEAAEPFRAGVPVLAEEKVDFVRELAANVVRSPHGQAVAYPVVESQQVGGVCDTVIAPAPGIPDELALRAEELALRIAKELGVVGHLAVELFEIREPDGTPGILVNELAMRPHNSGHWSQDGAITSQFANHVRAVLDLPLGDPRPRARWTVMVNVLGGDYPDMYSAYLHCMARDPQLKIHMYGKDVKPGRKVGHVNTYGDDLDDVLDRARHAAGYLRGTITE; via the coding sequence GTGACGTTCCCGGTAGTCGGCATGGTCGGCGGGGGTCAGCTCGCTCGTATGACACACGAGGCGGGCATCCCGCTCGGCATCAGGTTCAAGCTCCTCAGTGACACCCCTCAGGATTCCGCGGCGCAAGTGGTCGGCGATGTCGTCATCGGCGACTACCGCGACCTCGACACGCTGCGTGACTTCGCGCGGGGCTGCGATGTGATCACCTTCGATCACGAACATGTGCCCAGCGAGCATCTGCGTGCCCTGGAGGCGGACGGCATTCCCGTCCGTCCGGGCCCCGACGCGCTCGTGCACGCCCAGGACAAGGGTGTGATGCGCGCCAAGCTCGACGCGCTCGGCGTGCCCTGCCCACGGCACCGGATCGTGAGCGACGTCGCCGACGTCGCCGCCTTCGCGGCCGAGGGCCTCGCGCCCGGCGCCGAGGGCGACGGTTTTCCGGTGATCCTGAAGACCGTCCGCGGCGGCTACGACGGCAAGGGGGTCTGGTTCGTACGCTCCCTGGAGGAGGCGGCCGAGCCCTTCCGCGCCGGCGTCCCCGTGCTGGCCGAGGAGAAGGTCGACTTCGTACGGGAACTGGCGGCGAACGTCGTCCGCTCACCGCACGGCCAGGCGGTCGCGTACCCGGTCGTCGAGTCCCAGCAGGTCGGCGGCGTCTGCGACACGGTGATCGCGCCCGCGCCCGGGATCCCGGACGAGCTGGCCCTGAGGGCCGAGGAACTCGCCCTGCGCATCGCGAAGGAACTCGGCGTCGTGGGCCATCTGGCCGTCGAACTGTTCGAGATCCGCGAGCCCGACGGGACGCCCGGCATCCTCGTCAACGAACTGGCCATGCGCCCGCACAACTCGGGCCACTGGAGCCAGGACGGCGCGATCACCTCCCAGTTCGCCAACCACGTCCGCGCGGTCCTCGACCTCCCCCTCGGCGACCCGCGCCCGCGCGCCAGGTGGACGGTCATGGTCAACGTCCTCGGCGGCGACTACCCGGACATGTACTCCGCGTACCTGCACTGCATGGCCCGCGACCCCCAGCTGAAGATCCACATGTACGGCAAGGACGTGAAGCCCGGCCGCAAGGTCGGTCACGTCAACACCTACGGCGACGACCTGGACGACGTCCTCGATCGCGCCCGCCACGCAGCCGGTTACCTGAGAGGCACGATCACAGAATGA
- a CDS encoding GtrA family protein has product MGSASSGLHTRPRGAVRRRFDQLLREVAKFGAVGGAGLLVNLVTFNLVRHATGLQVVRASVIATVVAIVFNYVGFRYFTYRDRDRGGRTREMTLFVLFSAVGLVIENGVLYVATYGFGCDSPLQSNVFKFVGIGIATLFRFWSYRTWVFRTLPAEEPATGTEPGAELRTRAVLDASEAQTGAERAPARARAN; this is encoded by the coding sequence ATGGGCAGTGCTTCTTCGGGGCTTCATACGAGGCCTCGCGGCGCGGTTCGCCGCCGTTTCGACCAGCTCCTGCGCGAAGTCGCCAAATTCGGCGCGGTCGGCGGCGCGGGCCTGCTCGTCAACCTGGTGACCTTCAACCTGGTCCGGCACGCCACCGGACTGCAGGTCGTCCGGGCCAGCGTCATCGCCACGGTCGTCGCCATCGTCTTCAACTACGTCGGGTTCCGCTACTTCACCTACCGGGACCGCGACCGCGGCGGCCGTACCCGGGAGATGACCCTCTTCGTGCTGTTCAGCGCGGTGGGACTGGTCATCGAGAACGGTGTGCTGTACGTGGCGACGTACGGCTTCGGCTGCGACAGCCCGCTGCAGAGCAACGTCTTCAAGTTCGTCGGCATCGGCATCGCGACCCTGTTCCGCTTCTGGTCGTACCGCACGTGGGTGTTCCGCACGCTGCCGGCCGAGGAGCCCGCGACCGGGACGGAGCCCGGAGCGGAGCTGCGCACGCGGGCCGTCCTCGACGCGTCGGAGGCGCAGACCGGCGCCGAGCGAGCGCCTGCCAGGGCCCGGGCCAACTAG
- a CDS encoding ATP-binding protein produces MRRRLIQSTLAVVLVVIAVFGVSLVIVETRTISNSAQERVDSEALRLTSIVDSRILGEEHINAEILRNQVAEDRYAVIRVPGRPPIEVGIQPSGDVIHSTAKGEEGETVVVQEPRSAVTREVGRTLLIIAAVALLAIIAAVLLAVRQANRLASPLTDLAETAERLGSGDPRPRHKRYSVPELDRVADVLDSSAERIARMLTAERRLAADASHQLRTPLTALSMRLEEITLTDDPDIVKEEATIALTQVERLTDVVERLLTNARDPRTGSAVSFDLDEVIKQQLEEWRPAYRSAGRAIVSSGKRHLRAVGTPGAVAQVLAALIENSLMHGGGTVALRTRVTGNQAVVEVTDEGPGVPTDLGARIFERTISGRNSTGIGLAVARDLAEADGGRLEMLQAQPPVFGLFLSRTPLKRPPLVDEEEPTVR; encoded by the coding sequence GTGCGTCGCCGCCTCATCCAGTCCACCCTCGCCGTCGTCCTCGTGGTGATCGCCGTCTTCGGCGTCTCCCTCGTGATCGTCGAGACCCGCACCATCAGCAACAGCGCCCAGGAACGCGTGGACTCCGAGGCCCTGCGCCTCACCAGCATCGTGGACAGCCGCATCCTCGGCGAGGAACACATCAACGCGGAGATCCTCAGGAACCAGGTCGCGGAGGACCGCTACGCCGTGATCCGGGTCCCCGGCCGGCCCCCCATCGAGGTCGGGATCCAGCCCAGCGGCGACGTCATCCACTCCACGGCCAAGGGCGAGGAGGGCGAGACCGTCGTCGTCCAGGAGCCCCGCTCGGCCGTGACCCGCGAGGTCGGCCGCACACTCCTGATCATCGCGGCGGTCGCCCTGCTCGCGATCATCGCCGCCGTCCTGCTCGCCGTACGCCAGGCCAACCGCCTGGCCTCCCCGCTCACCGACCTCGCGGAGACCGCCGAGCGGCTCGGCTCCGGCGACCCCCGCCCCCGCCACAAGCGCTACAGCGTCCCGGAGCTGGACCGTGTCGCGGACGTCCTGGACAGCAGCGCGGAACGCATCGCCCGCATGCTGACCGCCGAGCGCCGCCTGGCCGCCGACGCCTCCCACCAGCTCCGTACGCCCCTCACGGCCCTCTCCATGCGGCTGGAGGAAATCACCCTCACGGATGACCCGGACATCGTGAAGGAGGAGGCGACGATCGCGCTCACCCAGGTCGAGCGGCTCACGGACGTCGTGGAGCGCCTGCTGACCAACGCCCGCGACCCCCGTACGGGCTCCGCCGTCTCCTTCGACCTCGACGAGGTCATCAAGCAGCAGCTGGAGGAGTGGCGCCCCGCCTACCGCAGCGCGGGCCGCGCCATCGTCAGCTCGGGCAAGCGGCACCTGCGGGCGGTCGGCACGCCGGGCGCGGTCGCCCAGGTGCTGGCCGCGCTCATCGAGAACTCGCTCATGCACGGCGGCGGCACCGTCGCCCTGCGGACCCGGGTCACCGGCAACCAGGCCGTCGTCGAGGTCACGGACGAGGGCCCCGGGGTCCCCACCGACCTGGGCGCCCGCATCTTCGAGCGCACGATCAGCGGCCGCAACTCCACCGGTATCGGTCTCGCGGTCGCCCGCGACCTCGCGGAGGCCGACGGGGGCCGTCTGGAGATGCTGCAGGCGCAGCCGCCGGTGTTCGGCCTGTTCCTGTCGCGTACGCCGCTGAAGAGGCCGCCACTGGTGGACGAGGAGGAGCCGACGGTCCGGTAG